The window TTTTTCTAATAATCTTGATGAGTTTTTTAAAGTACGTTATGCAACCATACAGCGTATTCAACGTGCTGGTAAAAATGCTACAAAGTCATTAGGAGGAATTTCTGCCGAAGATTTACTGCTGGAGATCAACAAAATGGTAATTGTTGATCAAGCACGGAGTTTTGAGGTACTTGCAGAGCTGGAAGAGGAGCTCAAAGAGGAAAGAATCATCATTGTTGATGAACAAGAAGTATTAGAAGAGCATGAAGACTTCATTAGAAATTATTTTAATGAGAAAATAAGCCCTGCAATAGGAACCATCATGATCAATGATGAGGTGGAGTTTCCTAATTTACGAGATGGTTATGGTTATCTAGCAATACGCATGGTAATGAATAATAACTCTATTAAATATGCTCTAATTGAAAAGCCTAAGTATTTAGCTAGATTTGTAGTTCTTCCACAAATAGAAGGAGATGATCGCCAGTATATCATTCTTTTAGATGACTTAGTAAGGCATCGCATGCACTACATATTCAATATTTTTGACTATAAAGAGATTGAGGCTCACATGATAAAAGTTACTCTAGATGCCGAACTTGACATGGAACTAGACCTCAAAAAAAGTCTTCTAGAAAAAATACGTCGTAGTGTTCATGATCGTAAAGATGGTGATCCTGTGCGATTTGTATTTGATAAAAACATCCATGAAGATACTTTGTCGCTTATCATGAATAAGTTGCAAATTGATAATAACGATAGTATTATACCAGGAGGAAGGTATCACAATAGAAGGGATTACTTGAAGTTTCCTAGTTTGGGTAGGACAGATTTGCTTTACGAGAAGCTTCCCGCCTTACCTATAAAAGATGTTGCTATAAGAGGTTCTTTACTTGAAAGAATAGCAAAAAAAGATATTTTACAATACACTCCATACCACACTTTTTCAAATACCATCAAGTTTTTAAGAGAAGCAGCTTTAGATCCAAATGTAAAAACGATTAAAATCACTATTTACAGACTTGCCGAAGTTTCTCAAATTGCCGGTTCTCTAATTAATGCGGTTAAGAACGGTAAGGAGGTCACGGTTTCTATCGAGTTACAAGCTCGCTTTGACGAGCAAGCAAATATCAATTATGCAGAATTGATGCAAGAAGAAGGCATCAATATGATTTTTGGCGTGCCAGGACTCAAGGTTCATTGTAAAGCTTGTTGTATCACACGAGAAGAAAAAGGTAAAATTGTGAGGTACGGTTTTATTTCTACTGGTAACTTCAATGAGGCTACGGCAGGCATTTACACAGATTATACGCTGTTCACAGCAAATCGTAAAATTCTCAAGGAAGTAGAACGCGTTTTTGAGTTCTTTGAGGTAAATTATCGTCAGCATAGATATAAGCATTTACTCGTATCTCCTAATTATCTTAGGAATGGAATAGAGCGATTGGTTCGTCGTGAGATTGCTTTCGCGAAAGCGGGAAAACCAGCAAAGATTCGTGCCAAAATAAATTCTTTCTCTGACTTCAAGATGATTGATTTATTTTATGAAGCCTCTAATGCAGGAGTAAAAATAGAATTAATCATACGTGGAATTTGCTGTCTTGTTCCTGGAGTGAAGGGAATGAGTGAAAACATAAAAGTCATAAGCATCGTAGATCGCTTTCTAGAGCACCCAAGAGTATACAGATTCTACAACGATGGCAAGAATGATTTATATATCTCAAGCGCAGATTTTATGAGTCGTAATCTAGATAGTAGAGTAGAAATTGCTTGTCCTATCTATGATGAAGATATTAAAGCCGAAATCATTCAAACGATGGACATATGCTGGAGCGATAATGTCAAGGCACGTGAAGTTTGCGCACAACAGCTCAATAATTACGTTGTAAATGACGAGGAACCAGTGAGGTCACAATATGCAACTTACAAATTTTATAAAAATCAAATTACTAATTAATGGCGTTTGAAATTAGAAAATATGGAGCAATAGATATAGGTTCTAATGCGATTAGATTACTTATCGCGACGGTGACTTTATACAATGATCAACCGCCAGTTTTTAAGAAAACGAGTTTAGTTAGGGTTCCTATTCGTTTAGGTCAGGATGTATTTACATCCGGTCACATTTCTAAAGAGAATATAGAACGTATGATAAGTTCTATGAAATCTTATCAGCTATTAATGGATGTCCATAAGGTGAAAACATATAAAGCTTATGCGACAAGTGCAATGAGAGAAGCACAAAATGGTGAAGATGTGGTTGCTCAAATTGAGAAGGAATCTGGAATACATATAGATATTATAGATGGATCGCATGAGGCTGCAATAATTGCAATGACAGATCTTCATGCAATGATTGATGAGAGTAAAGTGTTACTTTATGTAGATGTAGGTGGTGGAAGTACAGAGTTTACCTTATTCGCTTTTGGAAAAGAAATAATTTCTAGATCGTTTAAAATTGGAACAGTAAGATTGCTCAACGATATGGTAAAAAAATCTCTTTGGGATGAGGCAGAGCAATGGATAAAAGAAGTGACTGCTCCTTATGAGCGCATAGATTTAATAGGTTCTGGTGGGAATATCAATAATATTTTCAAGAGTAGCGGTAAAAGTATGGGGAAACCACTTTCTTACTTTTATTTACTTAATTATTACGAGCAACTTCAAAACTATAATTACGAAGAAAGAGTTTATCACTTAAATTTAAATCACGATAGAGCCGATGTAATCATTCCAGCCTGTCGTATTTATTTGCGAGCTATGAAGTGGAGTAGAGCCAAAAATATATATGTTCCTAAAATAGGATTAACAGATGGCATCATAAAATCGGTTTTTAACGCAGATAATCGATAATTTGAAACGTTTCATAAAATTTGCGTTTTCAGTTGTTTAGATATCTTACATTTGGAATACAAAATGATTTAAAATGAAACATTTTTTACTTTTTATGAGCTTTATAGCTTGTATATCATTTGCAGGAGCGCAGTCCTTTAATGACACGACTTACGGCTTTAGATTAGGTCTCAATTCATCGACTTTAGAACAGGATAACGTGGATTATGAAAATAGGAGGTATGGCTTACATGCTAACTTTTTTGCTAATGTTCCTTTAAATGAAACGTTCTCTTTACAACCAGAAATAGGAGTTTCTTCATTAGGTGTAAATGAAAATGAATTCAGACAAGCTAATGGAGAGGTTACTGCATTCAAAAGAAACTGGTTACATTCTAATTTACTTGCTCAAATAAACCTCAATAGAAAAATTTACTTTCTAGTAGGTCCACAATTAGGCGTAAGCGTTGCCGAAACTGATGGTAATAGAAATCGTTATGATTTTGAAATTGCTGGAATTTTAGGATTGGGCTATATGCTCGACAGCAACTGGTCTGTAGATGCAAGATACGGCTACGGATTTCCTAATCTCGACAACGATCTAACTGCTGAAGCTGGGAATAGATGGTTTCAATTAGGTGTTTCTTATAGACTTTAATTATCAGCATTTAATTAAAAATACAAAACCTCCATATTGGAGGTTTTTGCTTTTATCAAATGATTGAAATTAAATTTAAGATTTACAGCATTTAGATTTGATTTTTAATTTAAAAATCTAAATCAAAAGTCTTTCTCAGTACATCTACAGCAGGATTCTTTTCAACCAATTTAGAAAATTTATCTTGATCAGTATAAACATACTTTTTAGTCACAGTTGTATCTACCGCGATTTCAAAGCTAATCAAGTAATTATTAAGTTCTCTTTTAATATACTCTAGAATCTGACCTTGTGATTTTTCTAGATCTTCCTTCATAGACCTGTTAGGAAATCTTAGATGTATCACGGTACCTTTTAATTGAGGTTGATCTGCATTAAGAATGCTGGCAAGTATCTGCTGTCCTCTATCTTGAAGGTGTGTAATATACTTAGACCATATCATATCCAGTTGCTCCTGTGTAAAGGCGTCTTCAGGAAGTTGGTCATTTTCTGTTATTCTTCCTTGTTGTTTTGCAATCAATGTTTTTTTCGCTTCAATCCCTTGAAGCGATAGTCCGCTTACGTTTTTCTTACTTTTATTTAATAGAGCTTGACGCTTTTCTTCGAGAGACTCAGCAATTGTATCTTTTTTAGTTTCTACCGTACTACTAGTATTTGTGCTAGATATTGATTGTGAATCAGGACTAGAAGTAGAAGTAGAGACAGGTATAATAGGTTTTTGCGATTCCTCAGGTTTTTGTTCTTCAATATTTTTTGGAACGGCTTCAACAGAATTATTGGAACCTGATTCACCAGCAGTAGTATTCAATTGTGGAGCTGTAGGTTCGCTTACTGCGGCATTTTCAAATTGAACTGCAGGAATGATATACTTTATATCATTTTTTTTTTCTCCATCAGATGTGATAGAGGCGAGCTGCATAAGTGTTAATTCAACAAGTAAACGTTGATTACGACTAGATCGATAATTAAAATCTGCTTGATTTGCTATCTCAATCGCTTTTCTCAAAAAGGCAAGGTCCACCTTTTTAGCTTGCTCAAGGTATTTTACTTTAGTTTGTTCACCTACTTCTAGTAAGGCAATCGTACGCTCATCTTTACCTACCATTAGGTCTCTAAAATGAGATGCCAGACCACTTACAAAGTGCTGTCCATCAAAACCCTTTGCCATGATCACGTCATAGTCTACCAGCAATTGCGGTATGTTGTTTTCAAGTAATAAGTCAGTTACATTAAAGTAAGTTTCTCGATCGAGTACGTTTAAATTTTCGGTAACTGCTTTTACAGTAAGCTCATTACCAGAAAAGCTTACTACACGATCAAAAATAGATAAGGAATCTCTAAGAGCTCCATCAGCTTTTTGAGCAATGATTTGAAGGGCGTCTTCTTCTGC is drawn from Nonlabens dokdonensis DSW-6 and contains these coding sequences:
- the ppk1 gene encoding polyphosphate kinase 1, coding for MSIYFNRELSWLRFNARVLQEASDKTVPLIERLRFLGIFSNNLDEFFKVRYATIQRIQRAGKNATKSLGGISAEDLLLEINKMVIVDQARSFEVLAELEEELKEERIIIVDEQEVLEEHEDFIRNYFNEKISPAIGTIMINDEVEFPNLRDGYGYLAIRMVMNNNSIKYALIEKPKYLARFVVLPQIEGDDRQYIILLDDLVRHRMHYIFNIFDYKEIEAHMIKVTLDAELDMELDLKKSLLEKIRRSVHDRKDGDPVRFVFDKNIHEDTLSLIMNKLQIDNNDSIIPGGRYHNRRDYLKFPSLGRTDLLYEKLPALPIKDVAIRGSLLERIAKKDILQYTPYHTFSNTIKFLREAALDPNVKTIKITIYRLAEVSQIAGSLINAVKNGKEVTVSIELQARFDEQANINYAELMQEEGINMIFGVPGLKVHCKACCITREEKGKIVRYGFISTGNFNEATAGIYTDYTLFTANRKILKEVERVFEFFEVNYRQHRYKHLLVSPNYLRNGIERLVRREIAFAKAGKPAKIRAKINSFSDFKMIDLFYEASNAGVKIELIIRGICCLVPGVKGMSENIKVISIVDRFLEHPRVYRFYNDGKNDLYISSADFMSRNLDSRVEIACPIYDEDIKAEIIQTMDICWSDNVKAREVCAQQLNNYVVNDEEPVRSQYATYKFYKNQITN
- a CDS encoding Ppx/GppA phosphatase family protein; its protein translation is MAFEIRKYGAIDIGSNAIRLLIATVTLYNDQPPVFKKTSLVRVPIRLGQDVFTSGHISKENIERMISSMKSYQLLMDVHKVKTYKAYATSAMREAQNGEDVVAQIEKESGIHIDIIDGSHEAAIIAMTDLHAMIDESKVLLYVDVGGGSTEFTLFAFGKEIISRSFKIGTVRLLNDMVKKSLWDEAEQWIKEVTAPYERIDLIGSGGNINNIFKSSGKSMGKPLSYFYLLNYYEQLQNYNYEERVYHLNLNHDRADVIIPACRIYLRAMKWSRAKNIYVPKIGLTDGIIKSVFNADNR
- a CDS encoding porin family protein, whose amino-acid sequence is MKHFLLFMSFIACISFAGAQSFNDTTYGFRLGLNSSTLEQDNVDYENRRYGLHANFFANVPLNETFSLQPEIGVSSLGVNENEFRQANGEVTAFKRNWLHSNLLAQINLNRKIYFLVGPQLGVSVAETDGNRNRYDFEIAGILGLGYMLDSNWSVDARYGYGFPNLDNDLTAEAGNRWFQLGVSYRL
- a CDS encoding DNA polymerase III subunit gamma/tau, whose product is MEPFIVSARKYRPETFEDVVGQGAITQTLENAIKSNHLAQALLFTGPRGVGKTTCARILAKKINHESGDYDPDEDFAFNIFELDAASNNGVDQIRSIVDQVRIPPQVGKYKIYIIDEVHMLSNAAFNAFLKTLEEPPAHAIFILATTEKHKIIPTILSRCQIFDFKRITVSAMREHLKRIASKEGIVAEEDALQIIAQKADGALRDSLSIFDRVVSFSGNELTVKAVTENLNVLDRETYFNVTDLLLENNIPQLLVDYDVIMAKGFDGQHFVSGLASHFRDLMVGKDERTIALLEVGEQTKVKYLEQAKKVDLAFLRKAIEIANQADFNYRSSRNQRLLVELTLMQLASITSDGEKKNDIKYIIPAVQFENAAVSEPTAPQLNTTAGESGSNNSVEAVPKNIEEQKPEESQKPIIPVSTSTSSPDSQSISSTNTSSTVETKKDTIAESLEEKRQALLNKSKKNVSGLSLQGIEAKKTLIAKQQGRITENDQLPEDAFTQEQLDMIWSKYITHLQDRGQQILASILNADQPQLKGTVIHLRFPNRSMKEDLEKSQGQILEYIKRELNNYLISFEIAVDTTVTKKYVYTDQDKFSKLVEKNPAVDVLRKTFDLDF